One segment of Mycobacterium spongiae DNA contains the following:
- a CDS encoding protoporphyrinogen oxidase has protein sequence MSHRSYCVVGGGISGLTAAYRLRVAAGDDAIITLFDPADRLGGILRTEQVGGQTMDLGAEAFVLRRPEVPALLAELGLSGRQLATTGARPLIYSQERLHPLPAETVVGIPSSAASVSSLVDEATLTRMAAEPARPLRWRSGGDPAVAELVADRFGEQVVTRSVDPLLGGVYAGSAATIGLRAAAPSVAAALDRGAASLTDAVGQGLPPASAGPVFGALDGGYQVLLDELVARSRLRWVRAAVERLEPGWELHDDTGTRWHADAVVLAIPAARLSRLVRDLAPRTFAAASRIRSASSAVVALAVPADTPFPEQSGVLVASGEPLRAKAITLSSRKWGLRGDVQLLRLSYGRFGDAPNDLAARRSDEELVSWALDDLAAVFDLSIEPVDARVQRWIDAMPQYGPGHAQVVTEVRAGLPSTLAAAGSFLDGIGVPACIAAAGRAATSVIGALDAQVAR, from the coding sequence ATGAGTCACCGTTCGTACTGCGTTGTCGGCGGCGGGATCTCGGGATTGACCGCGGCGTATCGGCTTCGGGTGGCCGCTGGCGACGATGCGATCATCACGCTGTTCGATCCGGCCGACCGGCTGGGCGGGATATTGCGCACCGAACAGGTCGGCGGGCAGACGATGGACCTGGGCGCGGAAGCGTTCGTGCTGCGCCGGCCTGAAGTGCCGGCCCTGCTCGCCGAGCTGGGCCTGTCGGGCCGCCAGCTCGCCACGACCGGCGCCCGGCCCCTCATCTACAGCCAGGAGCGGCTGCACCCGCTGCCCGCCGAAACGGTGGTGGGGATCCCGTCGTCGGCGGCATCGGTGTCGAGTCTGGTCGATGAAGCCACGCTCACACGCATGGCGGCCGAGCCGGCACGCCCGCTGCGTTGGCGCTCCGGCGGCGATCCGGCAGTTGCCGAGTTGGTGGCCGACCGATTCGGCGAGCAGGTGGTGACCCGGTCCGTCGATCCACTGCTGGGCGGGGTGTACGCGGGTTCGGCGGCGACGATCGGGCTGCGTGCGGCCGCACCCAGCGTGGCGGCGGCTCTGGACCGCGGCGCCGCGAGCTTGACCGATGCCGTGGGTCAGGGGCTGCCTCCGGCCAGTGCTGGACCGGTGTTTGGCGCACTGGACGGCGGCTACCAGGTGTTGCTCGACGAGCTCGTCGCGCGGAGCCGGCTGCGGTGGGTGCGCGCCGCGGTGGAGAGGCTCGAACCGGGCTGGGAGCTGCACGACGATACGGGCACCCGTTGGCACGCCGATGCGGTGGTGCTGGCCATTCCGGCCGCGCGTCTGAGTCGTCTGGTGCGCGACCTCGCTCCCCGCACCTTCGCTGCCGCCAGCCGTATCAGGAGTGCCTCGTCGGCGGTGGTGGCCCTCGCGGTGCCGGCCGACACCCCCTTCCCGGAGCAGTCCGGGGTGCTGGTGGCCTCCGGAGAGCCGTTGCGGGCCAAGGCGATCACGTTGTCGTCGCGCAAATGGGGGTTGCGTGGGGACGTGCAACTGCTGCGCCTGTCGTATGGGCGGTTTGGGGACGCCCCCAACGACCTCGCCGCGCGGCGGTCAGACGAGGAGCTGGTGTCGTGGGCGCTGGACGATCTCGCCGCCGTCTTCGACCTGAGCATCGAACCCGTCGATGCTCGGGTGCAGCGCTGGATCGACGCGATGCCCCAGTACGGGCCTGGCCACGCGCAGGTGGTCACCGAGGTGCGGGCCGGCCTGCCGTCGACGCTGGCGGCGGCCGGCAGCTTTCTGGATGGGATCGGTGTGCCGGCCTGTATCGCCGCGGCCGGCAGGGCGGCGACCAGCGTCATCGGGGCTCTCGACGCGCAAGTGGCACGATAG
- the msrB gene encoding peptide-methionine (R)-S-oxide reductase MsrB, whose translation MTSSDPTSGRPKLQLSDDEWRRRLNPQEFDVLRRAGTEPPFIGRYTDTKTEGVYQCRACGAELFRSTEKFESHCGWPSFFDPSSTDAVILRPDHSLGQLRTEVLCANCHSHLGHVFAGEGYPTPTDLRYCINSISLQLVPTAE comes from the coding sequence ATGACCTCCTCGGATCCGACCTCGGGGCGACCCAAGCTGCAGCTGTCCGATGACGAATGGCGTCGCAGGCTCAACCCGCAAGAGTTTGATGTGTTGCGCCGCGCCGGTACCGAGCCGCCGTTCATCGGTCGATATACCGACACCAAGACCGAGGGCGTCTACCAGTGCCGGGCCTGCGGCGCCGAATTGTTCCGCAGCACAGAGAAGTTCGAGTCACACTGCGGCTGGCCGTCGTTCTTCGACCCGTCGAGCACTGATGCGGTGATCCTGCGTCCCGACCACTCGCTGGGCCAACTGCGCACCGAAGTGCTCTGCGCGAACTGTCACAGCCACCTCGGCCACGTGTTCGCCGGCGAGGGTTATCCCACACCGACGGACCTTCGCTATTGCATCAACTCGATCTCGCTGCAACTGGTACCCACCGCCGAATAG
- a CDS encoding class I SAM-dependent methyltransferase gives MYRDGRVAHGLPAATPWDIGGPQPVVQQLVALGAIKGEVLDPGTGPGHHAIYYASKGYSVTGVDGSAAAIERARENARQARVSVDFQVADATKLEGLDNRFDTVVDCAFFHTFSTEPELQKSYMQALRRATKPGARLYMYEFGAHNVNGLSPIRSLSEDDFRNVLPVGGWEITYMGPTTYRATVNLETLQEMAARNPDLADAVERTAERIRVIEPWLVDGVVHMAFWEVHATRMD, from the coding sequence ATGTACCGCGACGGCCGCGTCGCACACGGCCTTCCCGCCGCCACGCCGTGGGACATCGGCGGCCCGCAACCGGTCGTCCAGCAACTCGTGGCGCTCGGCGCGATCAAAGGCGAGGTGCTCGACCCGGGAACCGGGCCGGGTCACCACGCGATCTACTACGCCTCCAAGGGATACTCCGTCACCGGCGTCGACGGGTCGGCAGCCGCGATCGAGCGGGCGCGCGAGAACGCACGCCAGGCCCGGGTATCGGTGGACTTCCAGGTGGCCGACGCCACGAAGCTCGAGGGACTGGACAACCGGTTTGACACCGTCGTCGACTGCGCTTTCTTCCACACCTTCAGCACGGAGCCGGAGCTGCAGAAGTCATATATGCAGGCCTTGCGCCGGGCTACCAAACCGGGTGCGCGCCTATACATGTACGAATTCGGCGCTCACAACGTCAATGGCCTCAGCCCGATCCGCTCGCTGTCCGAGGACGACTTCCGCAATGTACTGCCCGTCGGCGGCTGGGAGATCACCTACATGGGTCCGACGACCTACCGGGCGACGGTGAACCTCGAGACCTTGCAGGAGATGGCGGCACGCAACCCCGATCTAGCGGACGCGGTCGAGCGTACGGCGGAGCGGATCCGGGTTATCGAACCGTGGCTGGTCGACGGCGTGGTGCACATGGCGTTTTGGGAGGTCCACGCCACACGAATGGACTGA
- the aftC gene encoding arabinofuranan 3-O-arabinosyltransferase — protein sequence MYGALVTAADSTPTGLRDWIQAPFRPRTSPPSTAAILRAVLWPAAILSVLHRTIVLTTNGNITDDFKPVYRAVVNFRRGWDIYNEHFDYVDPHYLYPPGGTLLMAPFGYLPFAPSRYLFILINTVAILLAAYLLLRLFNYTLNSVAAPALLLAMYVTETVTNTLVFTNINGCILLLEVLFLRWLLDGKAGHEWWAGLAIGLTLVLKPVLGPLLLLPLLNRQWRALTAAIVLPVVINLAALPLVSDSMNFFTRTLPYILGTRDYFNSSILGNGVYFGLPTWLIVFLRILFTAIAIASLWLLYRYYRTRDPLFWYATSSGVLLLWSWLVMSLAQGYYSMMLFPFLMTVVLPNSVIRNWPAWLGIYGFMTLDRWLLFNWMRWGRALEYLKITYGWSLLLIVVFTVLYFRYLDAKAEDRLDGGIDPTWLTHASRSRASVDA from the coding sequence CTGTACGGTGCGCTGGTGACGGCAGCAGACTCCACCCCGACCGGCCTGCGCGATTGGATACAGGCCCCATTCCGTCCCCGCACCAGCCCACCGAGCACCGCGGCAATCCTGCGAGCGGTGCTGTGGCCAGCGGCCATCCTCTCGGTGCTGCACCGCACCATTGTGCTCACCACCAACGGAAACATCACCGACGATTTCAAGCCGGTTTACCGGGCAGTGGTCAATTTCCGGCGTGGCTGGGACATCTATAACGAGCATTTCGACTACGTCGACCCGCACTATCTGTACCCACCGGGCGGGACGCTGCTCATGGCGCCGTTCGGATACTTGCCGTTCGCCCCGTCGCGCTACCTGTTCATCCTGATCAACACGGTGGCCATCCTGCTGGCCGCCTATTTGCTGCTGCGGTTGTTCAACTACACCCTGAACTCCGTGGCTGCCCCGGCCCTGCTGCTGGCCATGTATGTCACCGAAACCGTGACCAACACCCTGGTGTTCACCAACATCAACGGGTGCATCCTGCTGCTCGAGGTGCTGTTCCTCAGGTGGCTGCTGGACGGCAAGGCCGGCCATGAGTGGTGGGCCGGTTTGGCGATCGGGCTGACGTTGGTGCTCAAGCCGGTCCTGGGGCCGTTGCTGCTGCTGCCGCTGTTAAATCGCCAGTGGCGGGCGCTGACCGCCGCCATCGTGCTGCCGGTCGTCATCAACCTGGCCGCGTTGCCGCTGGTCAGCGATTCGATGAACTTTTTCACCCGCACCCTGCCCTACATCCTGGGCACCCGGGACTACTTCAACAGCTCCATTCTTGGTAACGGCGTCTACTTCGGATTGCCCACATGGCTGATCGTATTCCTGCGGATCCTGTTCACGGCGATCGCCATCGCCAGCCTGTGGCTGCTGTACCGCTATTACCGCACCCGTGATCCGTTGTTCTGGTACGCGACCTCGTCAGGCGTGCTGCTGCTGTGGTCGTGGCTGGTCATGTCGCTGGCCCAGGGCTACTACTCGATGATGTTGTTCCCGTTCCTGATGACGGTGGTGCTGCCCAACTCGGTGATCCGCAACTGGCCGGCGTGGCTGGGAATCTACGGGTTCATGACCTTGGACCGTTGGCTGCTCTTCAACTGGATGAGGTGGGGCCGGGCGCTGGAATACCTCAAGATCACCTACGGCTGGTCGCTGCTGCTGATCGTGGTCTTCACCGTGCTGTACTTCCGCTATCTGGACGCCAAAGCGGAGGACCGGCTGGACGGCGGTATCGATCCGACGTGGTTGACGCACGCGAGCCGAAGCCGAGCTAGCGTTGACGCATGA
- the hemQ gene encoding hydrogen peroxide-dependent heme synthase, with product MARLDYDALNATVRYLMFSVFSVRPGELGDQRDAVIDDAATFFKQQEERGVVVRGIYDVAGLRADADFMIWTHAERVEALQATYADFRRTTALGRACSPVWSAVGLHRPAEFNKSHIPAFLAGEEPGAYICVYPFVRSYDWYLLPDDERRRMLAEHGMAARGYKDVRANTVPAFALGDYEWILAFEAPELDRIVDLMRDLRATDARRHTRAETPFFTGPRVPVEQLVNALP from the coding sequence ATGGCACGCCTCGATTATGACGCCCTGAACGCGACTGTGCGCTATCTGATGTTTTCGGTGTTTTCGGTGCGGCCGGGCGAGCTCGGCGACCAGCGCGATGCTGTGATCGACGACGCCGCCACGTTCTTCAAGCAGCAGGAGGAGCGCGGTGTCGTGGTCCGCGGCATCTATGACGTCGCGGGCTTGCGGGCGGACGCCGATTTCATGATCTGGACGCACGCCGAGCGCGTTGAAGCGCTGCAGGCGACCTACGCCGACTTTCGGCGGACCACCGCCCTGGGACGGGCTTGCTCGCCGGTGTGGAGCGCTGTGGGGCTGCACCGGCCGGCGGAGTTCAACAAGAGTCATATCCCGGCGTTTCTGGCCGGCGAGGAGCCCGGAGCCTACATCTGCGTGTATCCGTTCGTCCGGTCCTACGACTGGTACCTGCTCCCGGACGACGAGCGCCGTCGCATGCTTGCCGAGCACGGTATGGCCGCCCGCGGGTACAAGGACGTCCGGGCCAATACGGTGCCGGCGTTCGCGCTCGGCGATTACGAATGGATCTTGGCGTTCGAGGCCCCCGAATTGGACCGCATTGTCGACCTGATGCGGGACCTGCGCGCGACCGACGCCCGACGGCACACCCGCGCGGAGACCCCGTTTTTCACGGGGCCACGGGTGCCGGTTGAGCAGCTGGTGAACGCCCTACCCTGA